The following DNA comes from Macaca thibetana thibetana isolate TM-01 chromosome 14, ASM2454274v1, whole genome shotgun sequence.
AGGAGTCACATCACTGCTGTGGCTATTTCCTAGGGGTTAAGATTAGAGTAGCCCGTAAGCCCATGACTACTGGTGTATGATTTTATTCCAAGAAAAAGTGATGTCACTTGTTTTCCTCTCTGTTCCCTTCCAAAAAAATGGTATAAACATTATGCAAATACCATGTAATAACAGAAGTAACTGAATAAAGCagactgtttccttttctcttcttaggGAGAAAAACGTTGAAATAATTATACATCTATTGGGAACTCCAATTAGACTAGGCTGAAACTAGGTTAGATACAAAGATTTATAGATCCTATCAAAAATTCTTTAgatgccaatttaaaaaatttcaacacTTAACAGTTAAAATGACAGTATTTTCTCGTTTCTCTGAATTAATGACATATTATACCTGAGCTCGGAATGTTGGCAAATGCTCTTCTCCTCGTCTCGCAAAGTCTTCATAACCAAAACCAGGGTCTTCAATGTATCGAGAGACATCAGATGTTATAATCATGTCATCCTCAAAATCTAAGGACAATAATGAACAATCTAGTGTTAAGGATACTGTACATGGTTAAGACAATAAAACGGAACtccattttcttccactttttagCATTTCCATGAATTTCTAAAGTGAAAACATTGACTCCGTgacttaaatttatataaaatatctactgCTAaagctttaaatataatttcattacCAAATACCGGCAATCTTACCATTTAACTAGTTTTCCAGGTAAACTGACTAAACTATCTAAACAGTAGTAGCAAAGGATCAATATGCTAGTTTTACTAATTTAGGAATGGAAGATAGCACAGGCCTGTAAGCATAAagcttaaccttttttttttttttttttttgagacagagtctcactctgtcacccaggttggagtgcagtggtgtgatctcggctcactgcaacctctctgcctcctgggttcaagtgattcttctgcctcagcctcctgagtagctggaactacaggtgtgtgccaccatgctcagctaattttttgtattttcagtacagacagggttttgccatgttggccaggctggtctcaaactcctgacctcgtgatccacccaccttggcctcccgaagtgcagcttaaccattttttgttttgttttgtttttatctctccAGGGGATGAAGTGGgatgagaggaagaagaagagatgaAGGTGAAAGACCACTCTGAGTTTAAGATAAACTTTGTTAAAATTACATGGTGTTTTACCTGGGTGtattcacaataaaaattagTTCAATATAGTTTATATTTAGTTTGCAAAAAAGCACATAGGGAGAAGGATCACTCAGTGGGGAGGTGAGCAGACTTTTGGATGCCGTTATCATTATCTTAATACACTTGAGTGCTAAATAGGGGGGCTGAGTTTGTGAACATTCAGTGAGCTTTATGCCTAAGATATGTGCACTTTTCTATGCATATGAAAACAAAAGTATGCAACATATGGACTAAACAATGTCCTAATGAGACTGTGACTAGAATATTACCAAAGTGGCATTCAGGAAGATAGCAAggcaataataatattttaagaaaactgatTTCTGCATACTTGATGACATTAACAATTTGCCActgaaaaagtttaaatatcCAATGCATATTaatttatgcaaaaataattCTATCTCACTTCTTATTTTAGGTTGgtctgtctttattattttttctggttttaacCATTAAAAGGGGATGAACAAGTTTCATTTACTAGCTTCTAGTCtagaaaatgaacatatatttctcaaaataaaagaacaacCTAGCTATTTCCCTGAAAGgaacaatattttcattataagtattttagtattaaatatcatatttcataaataatagtaaaacaGTATTATGGCATAATAAAAGACAAACTATAATTCTTAACTGTGAAAATTTTTGAGAGACTTAAAAAACAAGTATAATTATGTTAATTCTTCCAAAAGAAAGGCCTGGTAGTAACACTTCATTATCTTTAATCTTTGCTATTGCATGAAAATCCTGACACTAAGTATTCTTTTCTCACAAGTTTTCAGCTGTCTTTAGGTCACTGCTGTGGACTAACTGGGTGCTTGATAATGGCAGGAAGGATTAAGTGCTCTGGCTACCCAATTTCGGATAAATCTTATAAAAATTCTTACCAAACTTCTTtattacatataaagaaaagagatggtctttattgagtacctaccatACACAAGTACTATACTACACACttaatatctattttttgttccattaatacagaaagaaatatccatttaagaaataaatgaactgtATCTTACTAATACCATGGTCAGTACTGTGTCAGTAAGAAATACAATGCATAGATGTTTAAGTATAAGATGATGtgaaaaacttctaaaattaaaTGCTTAAATTGATCTGAagtttttaagtgatttttcagTCCTGTGAAGAGAATTTTCAGGCTTATTCCCAGCCTGATCCCATAactactttattttctccttgtgCTCCAGCACTCTATTCAGGTCaacagaaatactttttaaatggcattttcaATGAATTATCTCTTAACATTTACAAACCAGCTTATACTTTCCTTAATTCAGTTCATTACATAATAATATgaatgaagcaaaaattataaaatgtagtaGCAATCACTGAGGCTGCTATGAAAAGTAGTTTTATAGGGTGCAAAGTTTATGGGttgcaaagtaaaataaagccaaaaatagTAAGTAATAACTAAACTCTATAAAACAGTGTCTCTCTAGAAGCGATTCTTCCTTTGACACTGCACAACCAAGTAGTTTCATTGGGCAAATATTGATACTGGAGTTGACCATTACATAGTTGgctctttagtttttgttttgctgataCACATTTTCAAGTTATatgacttttaaacattttaaaataaacagtaaaaagtaagtaaaaagtAAGTAGTCAGCCAAATAAGAGAAGTGATCCTAGGAAAAATCTCTAtgcattaatttttaacttaGGAGTCAATTAACACCTGTTTCCTAGACATTTTTTATTCACAGAAAGAAATGTACAAAGGTCCCTCAATCCACAAAtacttttttcctaaatttatcTTAAGACGTTAAAATTAGCATTCTGTTTATTAAATCTAaaactctaggccgggcgcggtggctcaagcctgtaatcccagcactttgggaggccgagacgggcggatcatgaggtcaggagatcgagaccatcctggctaacacggtgaaaccccgtctctactaaaaatacaagaaaattagccgggcgaggtggcgggcgcctgtagtcccagctactcgggaggctgaggcaggagaatggcgtgaacccgggggagcggagcttgcagtgagccgagatcgcgccactgcactccagcctggggcacagagcaagactccgcgtcaaaaaaaaaaaaaaaaaaaaaaaaaaaaaaaaaaaaaaaaatctaaaactctaGTTTTAATTCTatctaaacaaatatttcaaagtctGTACTCAAAAGAAATAGTATTTTGTTCATTATCTGCATTATTCTGCCCCTAAGAAGTAGTTACTGACATAATACAGGAAACGTTCTGTTGCAGTAATGGTATgcctaaaggaaaaaacaaaaaacagtaaaagcTAGTTAACCCTGTTACCAAGCTACAGAATATGACACCTGTAgaatactttaaacatttattttcttcaaaagacTTGAAAAACTATTCTTAGAATCCTTACATAGAATCTGGAATACTTTATAACACTGGTCAAACCAAGACTttttttataccaaaaaaaacaaacaaaccaaaaacctttttatttctattttaaaacatggtAAGTCTACACAAATGACTCAATTAGCTATTGTACTGAgtcttttttctatattttctttgtgcAGTCAGCAAATTTGGTACTGGCAATGATTAagagtaaaatatgtatttatatatatgtgtgtgtgtagatatataaaaatatatgtatgtggaggggtgtatgtatgtatattgacattatttccttaaaatagcCTCTTCTATTAAAATTAGAACATAATTTTTGGCTAAGGTCCAAGACTTGCTAGTTAAAATTCACTTTTGAAGGCTGTAGTCCCGGCTTAAAGTTCCAAGAAGGTAGAGACTGAAAtccaaagtatatttttaatatttcaaaagacctaagagaaataaaacattgacATTTTTCAAGCTTTAGTTACTTAATGAagctcttaaaaattaatttctgaaaaCACAGATACTACtaactttaataaaaatgtttacatttttagacATCAGTTTACCTAGAAGGTTCatcatatattcattattttccttcaCCCTCACTTGTTCTCGCTGGATGAATTTTATAACCAACTTTTAATTTCTGCTCCCAGTTATATGCTGGTAACTTCTAAAATTTTACCTTGACCTTAAAGTCCTCTCCTGATTTCCCATCTCTTCTACACTTCGTATTCCAAGAGTGGTTTGCATACCAGCAGCACTGGCATTACTTGGAGGCTTGATAGAAATGTGGCCTATCAGGCCCTACCCTAAACTCACTGATTCAACTTCCGCATCTCAACAAGATTCCCCAAGTGACTCACgaacactgaagtttgagaagcactgtgcAAGACATTTCCAGACTGGTTGTTTTATAGACATCTCTACTCAAAATGTCCAAAATATGGTAGGTTACATATTTCTTAAGGTTAGCAAGATCCTTACAGTAGGGCCTCTACCTACCTAACCAGATTTCTCTTTACACTACCTGTTTCATGATGTACGTCCTAACAACAAAGAACCACTTGTTCCTGGACCCAGCATCCTGTTTCCTTACCATCGTGGCTTTGCTCGGGCCTGGATGCCGTTTACCAGGTCCTCCTGTGCCCCTCAGTCATTACCTGACTTCCTCACACTCAACTGTGTTAAGACTTATTCTAGAGCCAAGGGTTGCAGGCATTCTTCCTCTAGGTTCCTTTTCTGCCAACACCGTTTGCCTATCAAGACTGGGTTCAGTGCCCTCTTCTAGGCTTGTATCTTTCACATTCTGCTATGcgttacaattatttttttgcTGCTAGAATGAGAGTGCCCTGAGAGCAGGAATCACATCTTATTTAGCCTTAAAACCTTAGTACCTAACATCATGCTGAAACTCTATGGGGTACTCAATAAGTGTTTGCAGACTGAATATTAAACCAATAGCCCAAACACCAGGTTTCTCTGTTTGGGATTTCCTGCTGACTACAGGCTCTGATTTTAGTGACAGTAATCTTTAATGGATTAAATTAATTGAAAGGATTAAAATGGTTACTCAATTTGGTAGATacaatttttcataaaaaagaTCATCAGGAGAAATGATAGAAAGGGTTCTTGTTCTTCCTGGTAAAACAGAACTACTGatcaatattttatgtttaacaaGTTACGGCTGAAACAATTCTCAAAATTTACGAGATTGATGAGTTTTAAGACAGGCAGTAGTTTTGAAGGTCTCTTTTAGATCAACagaactctattttttaaaaatatgttatgttatgtgtgatcccagctactcaggaggctgaggcaagagaactgcttgaaccctggaggcagaggttgcagtgaaccaagataacGCCAccgaactccagcttgggtgaaagagcgagactcagtctcaaaaaaaaaaaaaaaaaaaaaaaaaaagttatgcagATGGATTACTTTTAAAGGGTTTAAGCTTTGTATTGAGTCTATGCTATTTTAATAGCATTTACTATGTGGTGCTCAATATCTTTTTAGTTGTAATTGAAGAGTTTCCCTCCTATTTCAGGCTCTTCGAGTGTTAGATAAACTGTTTTCAAGACTACAGCAAAGAATCTCAGCTTTTACACAGGATGAATTCCTCCAAATTCAATCAAAGAAAATGAcctaaataatacatttttatagaattccaaagaaatgtaaatgcaaGTGCAGTGTAATTTTAGAACTAATCTGGAAAAGCAGCAGTGTGAGAATAATCTTCCCACACACCCCACCCACAAAAAaggcaaagtttttaaaaaaattttaactattgaaataatatttcacttatcattttaaaaaatcacaaaagtagGATAAATTAAATATGCCTATCTAACTTTACAAGCAACTGATCTgctttaagaaacattttatccAGGATAGAGTATGAGCTACAAAGCTGAAAGGTCCTCTCAACTCAATCTGAAATACATGCAAGGATGAACCAGCCTGAGGGAAAGCAATAGCATGACGGTAAGATAGAAGAGGAGAACTAAATAAGAGAAAGAGGATAGCAGAATCATTTTTACATATCCATATGGAAAACACTGAAGTTGCTCTGTCAGGGTTCTAAGAACAACTAAAaggcaaaaagtacaaaaaagcacctgaatgaggaaatgaatgaaaagtaTCTCCAGAGACCACAAAAagactttctttcttctccttttcaaaACGAGTGCTCATTTCTTCCTGAGATGCCTCTtcatcttccctttcttcttgaaGTCTTTTCATCCTTTCCATTAAGGCCTCTAGCTCACTTAGAGAATCCACAATCTGGAACCAGATAAGATAATGTTGGGTGCTATTCATACTAAACGTGTTCTAGTAAATATCTCCATCTCCCAATGTCACCTTACTATGTACAGTGGCACAGGCACAGTTATGAAGTTTTTAAGTCGGTTTTTCACGAATTTCAGAGGAAATCATGACAGATTCCAACATTTTCAGAAgtatgatttttttcagttataaatataaaagtttctaagtatatatgtgtgtgtgtgtgtgtttgtgtgtgtgtataaaatctaGAATTCCAGCATTTGGTATACATTAAATATTACGGTTTAGCTTAAAAAATGAGGGAAcacaatttttttgctttttgctgtcCGATATGTTTTCCATTGGTTGTTCCAGCATCTTATACATACAAGTATATTGTTTTGGGATCTACTGTCCAAAGGGTGTAACATTAAAAGCCTATGATCACTAGAATGCATCACTGTTGAGTCTTCATGATTTGCAGTAATATGAATTTGCTTTAAAAgcctctttaaaataaatcagaactTCAGGTACCAAATttttacagtaataaaaattatgcaaaaatattttaagtatataatatcCTATCTAATTGGAGAAAAATTCTCTctagatatttttaatattagaagttcaaagcaaaaaagtaaagaaaaatagctAAGAAAACTAACCCCAAAGTTGCCGCCTGAAAGAGATGCATTCTCTATGTTGTTGTCATTAGCAAGATCACAAACGCAGAAATTGTTGACTGATATTAGCGTGAATCCATTGGAGATTTCTGGATCTCTCTCTGGATTGATACCACTACCAAAAACAAAGCTTGCCAAAGCATGATAATGTGCCAGGAGGACCACAGCATGTACCAGTTCAGGCAGAGACCAATTATTTTCTCCAGTTTTGACAAGTTTCTGAAATGAGAAAGCAAATCAgagcaaatataaaaattctagaatgcTACAAAGCAATTTCAATGAAAATCTACCAATTTTCATATATCCATTTAGAGTAACAAAACTTAaaactctctttaaaaaatgtttcacatgttaaaaatatgattttggcCAATGCTCCATTAAAACTATCATACCTAACAATGTAATTACATTGTAGTGTCTTCTAAATCCCTTATTATATAATAGATCTTCTGCttccaaagtattttttatacagtatgctattttaatgaaatacttTCAGAGAATCAAAGAACACTGGAGCTTGATAGGACTTTAAAGATTATTGAACAAAACCATTCATTTTAAGGTGTATTGGAAACTTCATCTCACAAAATCACGAAAAACCCCAATTCAACAAGTCAAGTTTCAGTTATCCTTTAGATACCTTCTAATGGAGAAAGAGCCTGCAGCAGATGACAGAAATTGTAGAATAATACATCACATttgaataagaatttttaaaatttccaagcaCTTTTTCATATTTCACTTGACCCTCCAGCTGAATGATGGGATCACAAATGAAGTCATTAAAATCAGTAATTCCTCCACTTTGTCCAAGAGTGAATTCCACCAATTAATCCATCAGGCATTCTTTCCCATCGGTgttcattttctctccctttctctctctctctcactctgtgtgtgtgtgtgagagaggtgtgtgtgagggggaatctcatccctctttttctctccttccaaaTCTAGAACTTTCATTTGGCTTACTTAATGgctaaaccaaaacaaaacaaacaaacaaaaaaactgctttattttgctttactcCCCACTATTTAACTACACACCATATACAATTTAATATATTACCAAAAgctcagggaaaagaaaaaatcagtcaAATTCTATCATCCTATGGTGGGGGGAGATAGGGAAAGATCTGTTAAAgaacaaaattacagctagatagaaagaataaattctagtgttctataccactgtaggatgactatagttaacaataacatacagtttcaaatagctaggaggaggatattgaatattctcaaaacaaagaaataataaatgtttgagatatgGGTATTCTAATTAATCTGATCATTGTACATTATATATTATCAGAATATCACTGTGTACCCAATGgatatgtacaattatttgttaattaaaaaataaaatttaaaaagtgacctTAAGACAAAAATATCATTATTACAATCTGcaataatgtaaatgaagagggtcattaattaataataaaagaatgtacACCAGAAAAATATACTTGCTTTACATCTGTATGCACCTAACCTTGTAGCCACAAAATATACTAAATGGTTGCAATATAGACTGAAAAAAATTCTACCACTCttctacatattttcttttattttttataagcaaGCAATTATATAGTTATAACCACATATAcctatatttttctgattttcagacATTTTGACAGGTTCATTTTTCATGAGGCCACAGtgtcatattaatttttaagCAAGGCCTCTCCTGTATATCAATGGATATATATAACTACTCCTTTCTTATACCATTATTCATattctaaatttgttttgtttatttgcttctaTAAGCAGCATCTTCATACTatagttttgttcttattttagaaacatttccTAATGGGATTTTTAGAACAAagagtattaatatttttatgactttcaATAATACTGCCAAAGAGCTTTGCAAAAGGATTGTTAAAATTTACAATGCCTTCACTAATCTTTGCAGGATTATCATTAAACCTGTAAGGACAGCCAACACTCACTATCTCTAATTTCTTGCCTCACattcatttctacttttaaaatttcattacaaTCTGGTTTCTTTTTCAAGCAAACTCCTGAAGCTACATTTACTAAGATTACACATGACCTTCCAAATGGCCaaatttgactatttctttttaGTCCTTATTTTATTTGATCTCTGCAGACTTTACATTGTTTACTTTTTCCCTTCTTGACATTAATCTCTCTTGACTTCAACAATTCCACATTTTGGGGAGGGAAGTACACTTGCTACCCTGAgaaagatttttctctattgctGTATTCCATCCACAATCTTCCTTCCTTGGGCAGTATCTCCCTGGATGGGCCATTCATTACTTCAACCTGAcctttgcttatctgtaaacAACTATCCAATTTTACTTTTAACTCACACTTTATCTTGAGTTACAGATCTGTATTTCCTTTAGTAAGTGGGCATCACTTTGTGGATGTCATTATTTGTTGTTGTCAGCCTGTATATGTTCATGTCAGCTCATGTCATGAAGAAGGACACCTTAGTCATTCTCTTGTCCCACCCACTTTCTCCATCCTCACATCCTGTCAGTCACCAAAGTCCTACTTATTTTCATGCAGAATCATTACTATAATCTTATCCTATGTTTCTcccatggttttaaaaaaaatcacctctcAGGTGTAGTACTATGACTGGTCTACTGCTTCCAGTCTGTACAATCTGTAATTCATCTTCTAAATCACCTAATGTATTTATATTACAACTTGGCACAAAAACCTTTAATGATTCTCGATTCTCTATCACGTTGATCTCCAAGTTCTTGTGATCAAATGTACTTCCAAAAGTAACAGCTGGGAAAGGTCCAACCCCagatattatgtatatttatttgcgaatttatacacataaaatatattttatatagaatatatatgtgtaccgtaataacataaaatacacaaatacaaaaatttagaagAATGAGATaagaatatacacacatacacaaatattttgttaatattttggaaatttttcttgTGTACCTCCTGAGTACTATAACATAACCCTGAAGACCATAACTTTctgagaataaaatacaaatcctTTAATACAGTATTCACTGGGTCATACAATATGATCTCAATTCTTCCCAGTTCCCACCTTACATAAACATCGCTACCCTTCAATCATCTGAAACTGCTGGCTATTCTTCCAGTATACCATAATATTAAATACTCTATTCTTTCTTTGAAATGCTCTGCTCTACTTGAGAACTCTCACTTCTTCAAGACCTAGCTCAAATGTTACCTCTTTcagaaaagaaactttctggTTCCATTCTCTTTATTCATACATTCATACACAGTTGTGCTGTGATTACTGTTATTACCCTGTTCTTCTTCTACCCTAGACTCCAAGCAAATCTATGGGCAGGGTCTTTATCTTCACCCACCGAAGTATCTGGCACAAAGTAATTAAGACATGACATTAAAAACAATGATTAATTCCCCTATCTAGCTAACATATTATCAAATCAGAACATAAATCTAAAGGCAGCATCGTGCTTCACAGTTTCCCAGATACTTCATCAAAATCTGAGAGTATGCAGATTGATAAACACTATGATTGGTTGAAAGGgcaaataacaaaaatgtagCCTAACAAGAGGATCCAAAAACCAAGGACATTTCTATGCATTAGGAACAGATATTTTAAGTAACAAAGATTTCCACTGATAATTTAGATGACAGTTCCTATCTATTGAATAGTTACCATGTGCCAAAAATAGTGCTAAGCATATTGAATAATGACCTCACCCTGTAGGCCTCAATGGAAGCACCTTCAGAAAGATAAGTGCTCTTAGTTAATCACGACAACTCTATTTCTCATCTAAGCTCTAGTTTTAAAAGGCATTTAAGCATTCACACACCAGCTGGCAAATCacttttttatttgcaaaatcatTTTTTGAGAATCTAAAACTTATGAAATGTTAGAactataaaaaagtttaaaactcaTTTAATCTAGCTCCCTCATTCTGTAGAGGAGAGAATTGGGACCCATAGAAGTTAATTTACTAAAAGGACACAAACTTGTAACAGAGTACAGACTAGATCCGAGGCATCCTATCATGCTAGTGTATTTTCTTCAGTCTATCTACTACTTAAAAATAGAAACGAAATTTTCTCATAGCCATTCACCAAAGTATTTGTACAAGATAATTAATGATTACTTAAAGAGAAGTATTCATTTGTCCTTAAATTAAACCCACTGACTTTCTAAACTTATCTTTTCTACACATATTAAGACACTATTATTTATGTTCCAAGTTcctaatatacacatatttaaaattaagtcctaagtaaattcctttttatttcaaagaaacacTCAGTACCTGAATGTGCTCTTTTGTGATCAGCCAAGGTCGGTGTGCTAGCAGCTTATTAATTTCATTAAGATTTTTCAGTCTTTGTGGCACATATTCCAAACCATTCAACCACTCAGCAATACCTCCAGTCTTTAAAAATTCATCCACATGCATGTTTATTAAGTAAGAACACTGATGTCTAGCTGCAGCctgaagcacaaagaaaaaaattcattgataAAAGAATCACAGTAGAGTTTCATTCCACTATTTCTAAACAAATAATTCAGATGGAGCTAATGATTTTTATAGCCAGTACCTCTTTTCTTACAGAATCTCTTTTCTAAAACATCCGTCATAATGATGTAATAGATTCAATACATGAAGCTGATTACTTGTATAAGCAAATAATATCACCTGAAGCCAATTATTTCCTTGTCTGGAAGTTGGTATACCTTAAGCCACTTTCTAGCTATGAATAGGAAATACAGGTCCCTTTCAATATCACAAATATACCTACCACATTCtacttaaaacataataaaatgtcaTTAACTTATATTCTAATAACTCAGGATTCATCCTAATTTGATTACTTCTCTTATCCTCTTTAAGATAAATGTGACTTCAGTCATATTTGTACACATCTTCCTACTCAGATGACATGGAAGCTCACTGACCCTTTTCTTCCTATGCAGTCAGAATCAGCCCTCAATTGACCTCTTTTTTCCTCAGGGCTGCTTCTCAGTAAAacagtattattttattctttctattctctACATCTTATTTGTCTGTATTTTACAAGCATTCTAAGTCTGCTTTCAGCCTTACTGTCATCAAAACCTTAAGCTAAAATTACAGCCTCATTGAGGTTCATCATTCAATAAAACAAGGAatgttgctttttgttgttgttaaaagtTCAGTGAGACTATAAAAAAGACAATCAAATCAAATGTGGTCAAACTTAATCTGCTAACTTCTGGCTAGTTATGCCAGCCCTGTCAGCCCGGTTTCTTCCCCAACTTCTCCACATATATAGCATTTTCATCATGttcttgttgttctttttctccattaaagtccaacacacacacaactttataATTCTCCTCCCTGACCTCTATTGCCTGTGAATAACTAGTTAACCAGTTTGTAATCAGAACTATACTTAGAAGTGTTATAATAATTCAACTCAAGAATTCTTCTCTCATTCAGATTCTCCATGAATGCTGACTGATACTTTCCTCTTACTTGGCCAAATTAGTGATAttctttatgtataaaattactaagaaaaatgtcacaaacaacttgtgtttttataaaaacaagatATTAAGAGCAAAGACAAAACTTGTGGGGTATTACTTTGCATGCTATAAGCATCTTTATTTGTAAgagattaaatatgaaaaatgattttactgaaaattaaatgagaaacatTCAGCACATTAAGTGGCTTAACATATTCCAAACATATCCAAGAAACTTGGTATCCAAAAGGCCATAGGCTTCTTCAATTCTTATGTTCATAAATTATACTTAgatctatacacacacatgcacacacacctattTTGGAAGGGAGAAAGAATAAGTGAGGAAGATGTTATGTGAATATAGGAAAATAAGTACCCACCATTATTGCAATATAGTGCCTGTATGGTAGAGGAAGGGGACCATCCATGCGCAACATGTAAAACTGGCTCCGCAAGAAAGACTCCAGGTACTGAGTGTGCAAACTCATGACCTGTGTGATGTTGTCCAGACGACCGGATGTAGAGTATTCTTCCACAAGAAAGTTAGTACGTTCATCCACTGTGTTTGCTTGGACAACCTTATAAccaagaaacacaaaacaaaatgactATTGAGCCATAAATACACCCTTGGTTTACATAAATTATGCCA
Coding sequences within:
- the SESN3 gene encoding sestrin-3 isoform X3, producing MSLHTQYLESFLRSQFYMLRMDGPLPLPYRHYIAIMAAARHQCSYLINMHVDEFLKTGGIAEWLNGLEYVPQRLKNLNEINKLLAHRPWLITKEHIQKLVKTGENNWSLPELVHAVVLLAHYHALASFVFGSGINPERDPEISNGFTLISVNNFCVCDLANDNNIENASLSGGNFGIVDSLSELEALMERMKRLQEEREDEEASQEEMSTRFEKEKKESLFVVSGDTFHSFPHSDFEDDMIITSDVSRYIEDPGFGYEDFARRGEEHLPTFRAQDYTWENHGFSLVNRLYSDIGHLLDEKFRMVYNLTYNTMATHEDVDTTMLRRALFNYVHCMFGIRYDDYDYGEVNQLLERSLKVYIKTVTCYPERTTKRMYDSYWRQFKHSEKVHVNLLLMEARMQAELLYALRAITRHLT
- the SESN3 gene encoding sestrin-3 isoform X1, which encodes MPVGDASYLRGPEDTSEDRAPIRFSLCACLCSHSGAGCGRLASGTRIRLRRALLAPSGDLAPLPVCPPTLGQPALSPIKSAFSPQNVEAKTLTHHSKLWKRQDKRIRVSQPLTRGPSAFIPEKEVVQANTVDERTNFLVEEYSTSGRLDNITQVMSLHTQYLESFLRSQFYMLRMDGPLPLPYRHYIAIMAAARHQCSYLINMHVDEFLKTGGIAEWLNGLEYVPQRLKNLNEINKLLAHRPWLITKEHIQKLVKTGENNWSLPELVHAVVLLAHYHALASFVFGSGINPERDPEISNGFTLISVNNFCVCDLANDNNIENASLSGGNFGIVDSLSELEALMERMKRLQEEREDEEASQEEMSTRFEKEKKESLFVVSGDTFHSFPHSDFEDDMIITSDVSRYIEDPGFGYEDFARRGEEHLPTFRAQDYTWENHGFSLVNRLYSDIGHLLDEKFRMVYNLTYNTMATHEDVDTTMLRRALFNYVHCMFGIRYDDYDYGEVNQLLERSLKVYIKTVTCYPERTTKRMYDSYWRQFKHSEKVHVNLLLMEARMQAELLYALRAITRHLT
- the SESN3 gene encoding sestrin-3 isoform X2, translating into MNRGGSSPSAAANYLLCTNCRKVLRKDKRIRVSQPLTRGPSAFIPEKEVVQANTVDERTNFLVEEYSTSGRLDNITQVMSLHTQYLESFLRSQFYMLRMDGPLPLPYRHYIAIMAAARHQCSYLINMHVDEFLKTGGIAEWLNGLEYVPQRLKNLNEINKLLAHRPWLITKEHIQKLVKTGENNWSLPELVHAVVLLAHYHALASFVFGSGINPERDPEISNGFTLISVNNFCVCDLANDNNIENASLSGGNFGIVDSLSELEALMERMKRLQEEREDEEASQEEMSTRFEKEKKESLFVVSGDTFHSFPHSDFEDDMIITSDVSRYIEDPGFGYEDFARRGEEHLPTFRAQDYTWENHGFSLVNRLYSDIGHLLDEKFRMVYNLTYNTMATHEDVDTTMLRRALFNYVHCMFGIRYDDYDYGEVNQLLERSLKVYIKTVTCYPERTTKRMYDSYWRQFKHSEKVHVNLLLMEARMQAELLYALRAITRHLT